One genomic segment of Primulina tabacum isolate GXHZ01 chromosome 9, ASM2559414v2, whole genome shotgun sequence includes these proteins:
- the LOC142556110 gene encoding LOW QUALITY PROTEIN: auxin response factor 2A-like (The sequence of the model RefSeq protein was modified relative to this genomic sequence to represent the inferred CDS: deleted 1 base in 1 codon), with the protein MATSEVLIKGFNETYDCVSRPEKGSSGYRGDNSVDAETALYTELWKACAGPLAPVPRENELVFYFPQGHIEQVEASTKQSADLQMPVYNLPPKILCRVVNVILKAEPDTDEVFAHIILIPEPNQDENAATKETLPPPPPHFHVHSFCKILTASDTSTHGGFSVLRRHADECLPPLDMTKQPPTQELVTKDLHGTEWRFRHIFRGQPRRHLLQSGWSVFVSSKRLVAGDAFIFLRGENGDLRVGVRRAMKQQGNAPSSVISSHNMHLGVLATASHANQTKTMFTVYYKPRTSPAEFIVPYDQYVNSVKNNYSIGMRFKMRFEGEEAPEQRFTGTIVGIEDSDSKRWPNSKWRCLMVQWDETSAIPRPDRVSPWNIEPALPPHPMNPLSLPRSKRPRSSALPSSPDSYVLTREGMPKMALDPTSASGIPKVLQSQELPTLRGTFLERNDSDICEKRQLWTPPLDDEKVEDVSASRRYESENWLSSGRTETSFTDLLSGLGSQIDSSPNFCMSSDEANLKWQTREQEAKFGLVGNAWSMVPSDMPLDVMDSGSKSRVQNSHTSYQPHSEVRFGTLREFSMLSCPMSDNQQTNRSMPPPTSPYIQSLPPYIQSLPDQSRNLTPKSLCKQMPDSLKSKEGNCKLFGIPLISNSVPSKPPLLDIGVEPSGHTLQGINSYHSSTTESDQRCDESNGSKPNFSAAVCESEKEFQNFHPVARDRECKVSSVSTRSCTKVHKQGMAIGRSIELAKFKNYDELIAELDNLFVFNGELRALSKNWLIVYTDDEDDMMLVGDDPWEEFCGMARKISILTKEEVLRMNPRNFGSKGEKTSKIAEGLDSKETKNLRTNSSSNMAPAT; encoded by the exons ATGGCTACTTCTGAGGTTCTGATCAAGGGTTTTAATGAGACGTATGATTGTGTTTCCAGACCGGAGAAAGGGAGCTCAGGTTACAGGGGAGATAATTCAG TGGATGCTGAGACAGCGCTGTACACGGAGTTATGGAAAGCATGCGCCGGCCCTTTAGCTCCTGTGCCTCGTGAAAATGAGCTTGTTTTCTATTTTCCTCAGGGTCACATAGAACAG GTGGAGGCTTCGACTAAACAAAGTGCAGACCTGCAGATGCCAGTGTATAATCTTCCTCCAAAGATCCTTTGTCGAGTTGTGAATGTGATTTTGAAG GCTGAACCAGATACAGACGAAGTGTTTGCACATATTATTTTGATACCCGAACCAAAT CAAGATGAGAATGCCGCGACGAAGGAAACTTTGCCTCCTCCACCACCGCATTTTCATGTCCATTCTTTTTGTAAGATTCTTACGGCATCAGATACAAGCACCCACGGTGGATTCTCAGTGCTAAGACGACATGCTGATGAATGCCTGCCCCCATTG GACATGACAAAGCAACCTCCCACTCAGGAATTAGTGACCAAGGATTTACACGGAACCGAGTGGCGATTCAGGCATATTTTTCGCG GTCAACCTAGGAGGCACCTCCTTCAGAGTGGGTGGAGCGTGTTTGTTAGTTCGAAGAGACTTGTTGCTGGGGATGCCTTCATATTTTTGAG GGGGGAGAATGGAGATTTACGTGTTGGAGTTAGGCGTGCCATGAAACAACAGGGTAATGCTCCATCATCTGTCATATCCAGCCACAACATGCATCTTGGTGTTCTGGCAACGGCTTCGCATGCTAATCAAACAAAAACCATGTTCACTGTGTATTACAAGCCCAG GACAAGCCCGGCCGAGTTTATCGTCCCTTATGATCAATATGTAAACTCTGTTAAGAACAATTATTCCATAGGAATGAGATTTAAAATGAGATTTGAAGGTGAAGAAGCACCAGAACAGAG gtTTACTGGAACTATAGTTGGTATTGAAGACTCTGATTCAAAACGATGGCCGAATTCAAAATGGAGATGTCTAATG GTGCAGTGGGATGAAACTTCTGCAATTCCTCGACCAGACAGGGTTTCACCTTGGAACATAGAACCTGCCTTACCTCCTCATCCAATGAACCCACTTTCACTCCCCAGATCAAAAAGGCCTCGATCAAGTGCCTTGCCTTCATCCCCAGACTCTTACGTTCTAACTAGGGAAG GTATGCCTAAGATGGCACTCGACCCAACATCTGCCAGTGGGATTCCAAAGGTCTTGCAAAGTCAAGAACTCCCGACCTTGAGAGGCACCTTCTTGGAGAGAAATGATTCAGACATTTGTGAGAAGCGACAGTTATGGACTCCACCATTAGACGATGAGAAAGTTGAGGATGTGTCTGCTTCAAGAAGATATGAATCAGAGAACTGGTTATCTTCAGGAAGGACAGAGACATCATTCACAGATCTCTTGTCAGGGTTGGGATCACAGATTGATTCATCCCCCAATTTCTGTATGTCTTCTGATGAAGCAAATTTGAAGTGGCAAACACGAGAACAAGAGGCAAAGTTTGGTTTAGTTGGGAACGCATGGTCTATGGTTCCTTCTGACATGCCACTTGATGTGATGGATTCTGGTTCAAAATCTCGTGTTCAAAATAGTCATACATCTTATCAGCCACATTCAGAAGTCAGGTTCGGTACTTTAAGAGAATTTTCCATGTTGTCTTGCCCTATGAGTGATAATCAACAAACAAATCGGTCGATGCCTCCACCAACCTCGCCTTACATCCAATCCTTGCCACCTTACATCCAATCCTTGCCTGATCAATCACGAAACCTAACGCCAAAGTCCCTATGCAAACAAATGCCCGACTCACTGAAATCTAAGGAAGGGAATTGCAAGCTCTTTGGTATTCCACTTATTAGCAACTCTGTACCGTCGAAGCCGCCATTGCTGGATATAGGGGTGGAACCTTCAGGCCATACACTGCAAGGCATAAACTCCTATCATTCCTctactactgaatctgatcaaaggTGTGATGAGTCCAATGGCTCAAAACCCAACTTTTCAGCTGCTGTTTGTgaatcagagaaagaatttcaAAATTTCCATCCTGTAGCTAGAGACAGGGAATGCAAAGTCAGTTCTGTGTCAACAAGAAGTTGCACCAAG GTTCATAAGCAGGGAATGGCCATCGGAAGGTCTATAGAACTTGCGAAGTTCAAGAATTACGATGAATTGATTGCTGAATTGGATAATCTCTTCGTATTTAATGGTGAACTCAGGGCTCTTAGCAAGAATTGGCTTATTGTGTATACAGATGATGAGGATGATATGATGCTTGTTGGAGATGATCCTTGGGA AGAATTTTGTGGTATGGCTCGGAAGATATCAATCCTCACAAAAGAGGAGGTTCTTCGTATGAATCCAAGAAATTTTGGCTCTAAAGGAGAAAAAACCTCC AAAATTGCAGAGGGTTTAGATTCAAAAGAAACGAAAAATTTGCGGACTAATTCTTCATCAAACATGGCTCCTGCTACTTAG
- the LOC142556111 gene encoding glutamine synthetase cytosolic isozyme 1, whose amino-acid sequence MSLLNDLINLNLSEVTKKVIAEYIWIGGSGMDLRSKARTLSGPVSDPSKLPKWNYDGSSTGQAPGEDSEVILYPQAIFPDPFRRGNHILVMCDAYTPTGDPIPTNKRYNAAKVFSNPEVVAEEPWYGIEQEYTLLQKDVKWPYGWPVGGFPGPQGPYYCGIGADKAFGRDIVDAHYKACLYAGINISGINGEVMPGQWEYQVGPAVGISSGDQLWVSRYILERITEIAGVVVSFDPKPIPGDWNGAGAHTNYSTKSMREDGGYEVIKKAIDKLGLRHKEHIAAYGEGNERRLTGKHETADINTFLWGVANRGASIRVGRDTEKAGKGYFEDRRPASNMDPYVVTSMIAETTILWKA is encoded by the exons ATGTCTCTGCTAAATGATCTCATCAACTTGAACCTCTCCGAGGTCACTAAAAAAGTCATTGCTGAGTATATATG GATTGGTGGATCTGGCATGGATCTTCGGAGTAAGGCCAGG ACTCTCTCTGGTCCGGTGTCTGATCCATCCAAGCTTCCTAAGTGGAACTATGACGGTTCTAGCACAGGTCAAGCCCCGGGAGAAGACAGTGAAGTTATTTTATA CCCCCAGGCAATTTTCCCTGATCCATTCAGGAGAGGAAATCATATCCTT GTCATGTGTGATGCATACACCCCCACCGGCGACCCTATTCCTACAAACAAGAGATACAATGCTGCCAAAGTATTTAGCAATCCTGAGGTCGTGGCTGAGGAACCTTG GTATGGGATAGAGCAAGAGTACACTTTGTTACAAAAAGATGTGAAGTGGCCGTATGGATGGCCTGTTGGAGGATTCCCAGGACCTCAG GGACCATACTATTGTGGAATTGGTGCTGATAAGGCGTTTGGCCGTGATATTGTTGACGCTCACTACAAAGCATGTCTATATGCTGGAATCAACATCAGCGGCATCAATGGTGAAGTAATGCCTGGTCAG TGGGAATATCAAGTTGGGCCGGCCGTGGGAATATCTTCAGGTGACCAGTTATGGGTGTCCCGTTACATTCTTGAG AGGATCACAGAGATAGCTGGAGTCGTGGTTTCTTTCGATCCAAAGCCCATCCCG GGTGACTGGAATGGAGCCGGAGCTCACACAAATTACAG TACCAAGTCCATGAGAGAGGATGGAGGTTATGAAGTCATCAAGAAAGCAATTGACAAGCTTGGCTTGAGGCACAAAGAACACATTGCTGCTTATGGTGAAGGCAATGAACGCCGTCTCACTGGAAAGCATGAAACAGCTGACATAAACACCTTCTTATGG GGTGTGGCGAACCGTGGAGCCTCGATTAGGGTCGGCAGGGACACGGAGAAGGCTGGGAAAGGCTATTTTGAGGACCGGAGGCCTGCTTCAAACATGGATCCTTACGTTGTCACTTCCATGATTGCTGAGACGACTATTCTATGGAAGGCATGA